A region of Leifsonia xyli DNA encodes the following proteins:
- a CDS encoding aspartate-semialdehyde dehydrogenase, whose product MSETTDFDSNGFDVAVVGATGQVGAVMRRLLEERDFPVKSIRFFASSRSAGTTLPFKGREITVEDVATADVSGIDIALFSAGATGSKAHAPRFAEAGAIVIDNSSGWRMDPDVPLVVSEVNPDAIAEARKGIIANPNCTTMAAMPVLKPLDAEAGLTRLVVSTYQAVSGSGLAGAEELAEQARAAVADEHLLDLVHDGSAVTLPEPVKYVRPIAFDVIPLAGSIVNDGFNETDEEKKLRNESRKILGLPELLVSGTCVRVPVFTGHSLSINAEFANPISPERVAELLADAPGVQLTDVPTPLQAAGADPSFVGRIRADEGAPQGRGIALFVSNDNLRKGAALNAVQIAELVAERLAHPVTA is encoded by the coding sequence ATGAGCGAGACCACCGATTTCGACAGCAACGGATTCGACGTCGCCGTCGTCGGCGCGACCGGCCAGGTGGGTGCCGTCATGCGCCGCCTGCTGGAGGAGCGCGACTTCCCGGTGAAAAGCATCCGCTTCTTCGCGTCCTCGCGGTCCGCCGGCACGACGCTGCCGTTCAAGGGCCGGGAGATCACCGTGGAGGACGTCGCGACCGCCGACGTCTCCGGCATCGACATCGCCCTGTTCTCGGCCGGGGCCACCGGCTCGAAGGCGCACGCTCCGCGATTCGCGGAGGCCGGTGCGATCGTGATCGACAACTCGAGCGGCTGGCGCATGGACCCGGACGTCCCGCTGGTCGTCTCCGAGGTCAATCCCGACGCCATCGCCGAGGCACGCAAGGGCATCATCGCCAACCCGAACTGCACCACGATGGCCGCTATGCCGGTCCTCAAGCCGCTGGACGCGGAGGCGGGGCTGACCCGACTCGTCGTCAGCACCTACCAGGCGGTGTCCGGCTCCGGCCTCGCCGGCGCGGAGGAGCTCGCCGAGCAGGCCCGCGCCGCGGTCGCCGACGAGCACCTGCTCGACCTCGTGCACGACGGCTCGGCCGTGACGCTTCCCGAGCCGGTCAAGTACGTCCGCCCGATCGCGTTCGACGTCATCCCGCTGGCCGGGTCGATCGTCAACGACGGCTTCAACGAGACCGACGAGGAGAAGAAGCTCCGCAACGAGTCCCGCAAGATCCTCGGTCTTCCGGAGCTGCTCGTGAGCGGCACCTGCGTGCGCGTCCCCGTCTTCACCGGCCACTCGCTCTCGATCAACGCCGAGTTCGCGAACCCGATCAGCCCCGAGCGCGTCGCCGAGCTCCTCGCGGACGCCCCCGGCGTGCAGCTGACCGACGTCCCGACGCCGCTCCAGGCCGCCGGCGCCGACCCGAGCTTCGTCGGTCGCATCCGCGCCGACGAGGGCGCCCCGCAGGGCCGGGGCATCGCACTGTTCGTCAGCAACGACAACCTGCGCAAGGGCGCCGCCCTCAACGCGGTGCAGATCGCCGAGCTGGTCGCCGAGCGTCTGGCGCATCCCGTCACCGCCTGA
- a CDS encoding malate:quinone oxidoreductase, translated as MSNSPIDVVLIGGGIMSATLGAMIQRVQPDWSIRIYERLGEVAQESSNPWNNAGTGHAALCELNYMPEASDGTVDPAKAISINEQFQLSRQFWASLVAAGDLPEPNTFINSTPHMTFVKGRDNVRYLRKRYEALKDEPLFAGMEYSEDPAVIGEWTPLLTKKRNAKQRIAATRQTSGTDVDFGALTRALIDNLVENGATLALNHSVRSIKRTKDGLWRLKVRHEVGHTTHVTDARFVFVGAGGGALHLLQKSGIPEIKGFGGFPISGQFLRTTDPKIVAQHQAKVYGKAAVGAPPMSVPHLDTRVVDGQASLLFGPYAGFSPKFLKTGSWFDLPGSVRAGNLGPMLAVARDNFDLIKYLVGEVLASRAKKVKALQEFMPTAKSEDWELITAGQRVQVMKKDPKKGGVLQFGTEVVAAEDGSIAGLLGASPGASTAVPIMVDLLKHCFPDHFAQWLPTIKELIPTVGTTLNDKPEEAQRVLAATAETLHLQQ; from the coding sequence GTGAGCAATTCTCCCATCGACGTCGTCCTGATCGGCGGCGGCATCATGAGTGCCACGCTGGGGGCCATGATCCAGCGCGTGCAGCCCGACTGGAGCATCCGGATCTACGAGCGCCTGGGCGAAGTGGCCCAGGAGTCGTCGAACCCGTGGAACAACGCCGGCACCGGCCACGCGGCCCTCTGCGAGCTGAACTACATGCCCGAGGCGTCCGACGGCACCGTCGACCCGGCCAAGGCCATCAGCATCAACGAGCAGTTCCAGCTCAGCCGCCAGTTCTGGGCGAGCCTGGTCGCGGCGGGTGACCTCCCCGAGCCGAACACGTTCATCAACTCCACCCCGCACATGACGTTCGTGAAGGGTCGCGACAACGTCCGCTACCTCCGCAAGCGCTATGAGGCGCTGAAGGACGAGCCGCTGTTCGCCGGCATGGAGTACTCCGAAGACCCCGCCGTCATCGGCGAATGGACGCCGCTGCTCACGAAGAAGCGCAACGCGAAGCAGCGCATCGCCGCCACGCGGCAGACCTCGGGCACCGACGTCGACTTCGGTGCCCTCACCCGCGCCCTCATCGACAATCTGGTCGAGAACGGCGCCACCCTCGCCCTCAACCACAGCGTCCGCAGCATCAAGCGCACGAAGGACGGGCTCTGGCGGCTGAAGGTCCGCCACGAGGTGGGACACACGACCCACGTCACCGACGCGCGCTTCGTCTTCGTCGGCGCGGGCGGCGGCGCCCTGCACCTGCTGCAGAAGTCCGGCATCCCCGAGATCAAGGGCTTCGGCGGCTTCCCGATCTCCGGCCAGTTCCTCCGCACCACCGACCCGAAGATCGTCGCCCAGCACCAGGCGAAGGTGTACGGCAAGGCGGCCGTCGGCGCCCCGCCGATGTCGGTCCCGCACCTCGACACGCGCGTCGTCGACGGGCAGGCGTCGCTGCTGTTCGGCCCGTACGCGGGCTTCAGCCCCAAGTTCCTCAAGACCGGCTCGTGGTTCGACCTGCCCGGCTCCGTCCGCGCGGGCAACCTCGGCCCCATGCTCGCCGTCGCGCGCGACAACTTCGACCTCATCAAGTACCTGGTCGGCGAGGTGCTCGCCAGCCGTGCCAAGAAGGTCAAGGCGCTCCAGGAGTTCATGCCGACCGCGAAGTCGGAGGACTGGGAGCTCATCACCGCCGGCCAGCGCGTCCAGGTGATGAAGAAGGACCCGAAGAAGGGCGGCGTGCTGCAGTTCGGCACCGAGGTCGTGGCGGCGGAGGACGGCTCGATCGCCGGCCTGCTCGGCGCGTCCCCGGGCGCCTCCACCGCCGTCCCGATCATGGTCGACCTGCTGAAGCACTGCTTCCCGGACCACTTCGCCCAGTGGCTGCCGACGATCAAGGAGCTCATCCCGACGGTCGGCACGACGCTGAACGACAAGCCGGAGGAGGCGCAGCGCGTGCTGGCCGCCACCGCCGAGACGCTGCACCTCCAGCAGTAG
- a CDS encoding two-component system response regulator, which yields MTHLHPDSRATGAARDVEPPIRLAILDDHELLLDSLATWIEKNAPEFDLVVRASSWLELVHSDAFPTDLVIMDLQLKESVSIGARVRTCRAAGAKVIVLSAVDTPEDRDAALAAGAVAYVTKSQPMTELLAVALSAAGRGVGRAASTQQPAWRPKPLIPESARPRLSDGERQALVLYADGRTTSEVARAMNVQYETAKTYLRRVREKYGKAGRPTSSRADLIRRAAEDGYLT from the coding sequence ATGACACATCTCCATCCCGATTCCCGCGCTACCGGCGCCGCGCGCGACGTGGAGCCGCCCATCCGGCTCGCCATCCTCGACGATCACGAGCTCCTGCTCGACAGCCTGGCCACGTGGATCGAGAAGAACGCGCCCGAATTCGACCTCGTCGTCCGTGCGAGCAGCTGGCTGGAGCTCGTGCACAGCGACGCGTTCCCCACCGACCTGGTCATCATGGACCTGCAGCTGAAGGAGTCCGTCTCGATCGGGGCCCGCGTCCGCACGTGCCGCGCCGCCGGGGCGAAGGTCATCGTGCTCAGCGCGGTCGACACACCGGAGGACCGGGACGCTGCGCTCGCCGCGGGCGCGGTCGCGTACGTCACCAAGTCGCAGCCGATGACGGAACTGCTGGCCGTTGCGCTCTCGGCGGCCGGCCGGGGCGTCGGCAGAGCGGCCTCGACGCAGCAGCCGGCGTGGCGGCCCAAGCCGCTCATCCCGGAGTCCGCGCGCCCGCGGCTCAGCGACGGCGAGCGGCAGGCGCTCGTGCTCTACGCGGACGGCCGCACCACCTCCGAAGTCGCTCGCGCCATGAACGTGCAATACGAGACGGCGAAGACCTACCTGCGCCGGGTGCGGGAGAAGTACGGCAAGGCGGGCCGGCCGACGAGTTCGCGGGCCGACCTCATCCGACGCGCGGCGGAGGACGGCTACCTCACCTGA
- a CDS encoding DNA repair photolyase has translation MRWSGQELSVDEPSALPGLARLNNLVRSVSTPDFAGITFHEVLAKSALNRIPGGGGPMPFGWTINPYRGCSHACVYCFARPTHTYLDLDSGKDFDNEIIVKVNVAEVLRKELAKPSWGHHPVALGTNTDPYQRAEGRYSLMPGIIDALADSGTPFSILTKGSLLRRDLDRLADAAKHVPVDLAMSIAVYDDELQQSIEPGTPTTKARLATVTAVREHGLDCSVFLMPIIPYLTDTRAHLDDALRQAKEAGATSVLYSALHLKPGVKEWFYLWLGEQHPELLPRYRQMYGRGTYAPQEYRRWLAARIKPLIRSHGLQRGEEDPVTGGVRSTALGMLRDDEGERRTVGSAVRAAAGEAPDAAAVVSASLTGLGVQPTLF, from the coding sequence ATGCGTTGGAGTGGTCAGGAGCTGTCGGTCGACGAGCCGTCGGCGCTGCCCGGGCTCGCCCGGTTGAACAATCTCGTGCGCTCCGTGTCCACTCCCGACTTCGCCGGCATCACGTTCCACGAGGTGCTGGCGAAGTCGGCGCTCAACCGCATCCCTGGCGGGGGAGGGCCGATGCCGTTCGGCTGGACCATCAACCCGTACCGGGGCTGCTCGCACGCCTGCGTCTACTGCTTCGCGCGGCCGACGCACACCTACCTCGACCTCGACTCGGGCAAGGACTTCGACAACGAGATCATCGTCAAGGTCAACGTCGCCGAGGTGCTGCGCAAAGAGCTCGCGAAGCCGAGCTGGGGGCACCACCCGGTGGCTCTCGGCACGAACACCGATCCGTACCAGCGCGCAGAGGGGCGCTATTCGCTCATGCCGGGCATCATCGACGCGCTGGCCGATTCGGGCACGCCGTTCAGCATCCTGACCAAGGGTTCGCTGCTGCGCCGCGACCTCGACCGGCTGGCCGACGCCGCCAAACATGTTCCCGTCGACCTCGCGATGTCGATCGCGGTCTACGACGACGAGCTGCAGCAGTCGATCGAGCCGGGCACGCCGACGACCAAGGCGCGGCTGGCGACCGTGACCGCGGTGCGCGAGCACGGACTCGACTGCTCGGTGTTCCTCATGCCGATCATCCCGTACCTGACCGACACCCGCGCGCACCTCGACGATGCCCTGCGGCAGGCGAAAGAGGCGGGGGCGACGTCCGTGCTCTACTCGGCGCTGCACCTGAAGCCGGGCGTCAAGGAGTGGTTCTACCTCTGGCTCGGCGAGCAGCATCCCGAACTCCTGCCGCGCTACCGGCAGATGTATGGCCGAGGCACGTATGCGCCCCAGGAGTACCGGCGCTGGCTGGCGGCCCGTATCAAGCCGCTCATCCGGTCCCACGGGCTGCAGCGCGGCGAGGAAGACCCGGTGACCGGCGGGGTGCGGTCGACGGCGCTCGGGATGCTGCGTGACGACGAGGGGGAGCGCCGCACGGTGGGGTCGGCCGTGCGGGCGGCAGCGGGGGAGGCGCCGGATGCGGCCGCGGTCGTGAGCGCGTCGCTGACAGGATTGGGGGTGCAGCCGACGCTGTTCTGA
- a CDS encoding aspartate kinase, whose protein sequence is MALIVQKFGGSSVATAESIKRVAKRIVETRKAGNEVVVAVSAMGDTTDELIDLAHEVTPIPEPRELDMLLTAGERISMALLAMAIKSMGYDARSFTGSQAGMITDAQHGSARIVDVTPGRIQDALNEGAIAIVAGFQGFSRESRDITTLGRGGSDTTAVALAAALGAEVCEIYTDVDGVFTSDPRQVPLARKIDRITSEEMLELAAAGAKVLHIRAVEYARRHNVTLHVRSSFSNKEGTYVLNEAAAAEAAKKDGTVEEPIISGVATDLSEAKITVVGVPDVPGKAAQIFKIVAKANANVDMIVQNVSAAATSLTDISFTLPKSEGQRVLTALTAEKDEVGYQSLQYDDQIGKLALVGAGMRTNSGVSAKLFEALFDAGINIEMISTSEIRISVVTRADTVAEAARVVHSAFGLDGDEKAIVYAGTGR, encoded by the coding sequence GTGGCCCTCATCGTCCAGAAGTTCGGCGGTTCGTCCGTCGCGACAGCTGAGAGCATCAAGCGCGTCGCGAAGCGCATCGTCGAGACGCGCAAGGCGGGCAACGAGGTCGTCGTCGCCGTCTCCGCCATGGGCGACACCACCGACGAGCTGATCGACCTGGCGCACGAGGTCACCCCCATCCCCGAGCCCCGCGAGCTCGACATGCTGCTCACCGCGGGCGAGCGCATCTCGATGGCGCTGCTCGCGATGGCGATCAAGAGCATGGGCTACGACGCCCGCTCCTTCACCGGCAGCCAGGCGGGCATGATCACCGACGCCCAGCACGGCTCGGCCCGCATCGTGGATGTGACCCCCGGCCGCATCCAGGACGCCCTCAACGAGGGCGCCATCGCCATCGTCGCCGGGTTCCAGGGCTTCAGCCGCGAGTCGCGCGACATCACGACCCTCGGCCGCGGCGGCTCCGACACCACCGCCGTCGCCCTCGCCGCCGCGCTCGGCGCCGAGGTCTGCGAGATCTACACCGACGTGGACGGCGTCTTCACGTCCGACCCGCGCCAGGTACCGCTCGCCCGCAAGATCGACCGCATCACGAGCGAGGAGATGCTGGAGCTCGCCGCCGCCGGCGCGAAGGTCCTGCACATCCGCGCCGTCGAGTACGCCCGCCGTCACAACGTGACGCTGCACGTGCGCTCGTCGTTCTCGAACAAGGAGGGCACCTACGTCCTCAACGAAGCAGCGGCGGCCGAGGCCGCCAAGAAGGATGGAACCGTGGAAGAGCCCATCATCTCCGGCGTCGCCACCGACCTGAGCGAGGCCAAGATCACCGTCGTCGGCGTGCCGGACGTGCCGGGCAAGGCCGCGCAGATCTTCAAGATCGTCGCGAAGGCCAACGCCAACGTCGACATGATCGTGCAGAACGTGTCGGCCGCGGCCACGAGCCTCACCGACATCTCCTTCACGCTGCCGAAGTCCGAGGGCCAGCGCGTGCTCACCGCCCTGACCGCCGAGAAGGACGAGGTCGGCTACCAGTCGCTGCAGTACGACGACCAGATCGGCAAGCTCGCCCTCGTCGGCGCCGGCATGCGCACCAACTCGGGCGTCTCCGCCAAGCTCTTCGAGGCGCTGTTCGACGCAGGCATCAACATCGAGATGATCTCCACCAGCGAGATCCGCATCTCGGTCGTCACCCGCGCCGACACCGTCGCCGAGGCCGCCCGCGTCGTCCACTCGGCCTTCGGCCTCGACGGCGACGAGAAGGCGATCGTCTACGCCGGCACCGGCCGCTAG
- a CDS encoding recombination protein RecR, producing the protein MYEGIVQELIDELGRLPGIGPKSAQRIAFHILQTETFDVTRLAEVLLEVRDKVRFCEICGNVSEQATCSICRDPRRTPTLICVVEEAKDVVAIERTREFRGLYHVLGGAISPIDGVGPDDLRIRQLMQRLADGTVQEVIIATDPNLEGEATATYLSRLLTTLDIRVTRLASGLPVGGDLEYADEVTLGRAFEGRRQVS; encoded by the coding sequence GTGTACGAAGGCATCGTCCAGGAGCTGATCGACGAGCTCGGGCGGCTGCCGGGCATCGGCCCGAAGTCCGCGCAGCGTATCGCGTTCCACATCCTGCAGACCGAGACGTTCGACGTGACCCGGCTGGCCGAGGTGCTGCTCGAGGTCCGTGACAAGGTCCGCTTCTGCGAGATCTGCGGCAACGTGTCCGAACAGGCCACCTGTTCCATCTGCCGCGACCCGCGCCGCACCCCGACGCTGATCTGCGTCGTCGAGGAGGCGAAGGACGTCGTGGCGATCGAGCGCACGCGCGAGTTCCGCGGCCTGTACCACGTGCTCGGCGGCGCGATCAGCCCGATCGACGGCGTCGGCCCTGACGACCTGCGCATCCGGCAGCTCATGCAGCGCCTCGCCGACGGCACGGTCCAGGAGGTCATCATCGCGACCGACCCCAACCTCGAGGGCGAGGCGACCGCGACCTACCTGAGCCGCCTGCTCACGACGCTCGACATCCGGGTCACCCGGCTCGCCTCCGGCCTGCCCGTCGGCGGCGACCTGGAATACGCCGATGAGGTCACCCTCGGCCGCGCGTTCGAGGGCCGCCGCCAGGTCTCCTGA
- a CDS encoding antibiotic ABC transporter ATP-binding protein yields MPTLTLAPLRADGVSVVYGDRRVLTDVSLTVAPGQRLGLIGENGAGKSTLLRVLSGHEAPDSGVVSRPPRTALLWQEVRFRPGETLAALIEHALADVRAIERELEAAAEALGSDDPAAAARYDDALAAAERAELWSVDARRDELLAGLGVGDIPLGRRVSEVSGGQRSRFALAALLLGRPDVLLLDEPTNHLDDEAAAFLERQLGGWHGPVVFASHDRAFLDAVATSLLDLDPSRSGTTVFGGGYSAYLTEKAAERARWEKQFSDEQHELKELKHAVDVTARSIAWSGKVRDNDKFVKSVKGNALDRQISRRIRNAEGRLETLQESQVRKPPAPLSFAGIPTGFQALGEDAGVLVRVRDVRVAGRLHLDEFVVPGNARILVTGPNGAGKSTLLSLLAGRLEPSAGDVSRRRGLRVGLLEQDVRFADPTTSPRRLYDAVVGERRAESVPLSSLGLIAPRDLDRPVGALSVGQQRRLALALIVARPPHLFLLDEPTNHLSLALATELEEALGAYPGAVVVASHDRWLRSGWTGRTVNLA; encoded by the coding sequence ATGCCAACACTCACCCTCGCACCCCTCCGCGCCGACGGCGTCTCGGTCGTCTACGGCGATCGCCGCGTCCTCACCGACGTCTCTCTCACGGTCGCGCCCGGCCAGCGGCTCGGCCTCATCGGGGAGAACGGCGCAGGCAAGTCAACGCTCCTGCGTGTCCTGTCCGGGCACGAGGCGCCGGACTCCGGAGTCGTCTCCCGGCCTCCGCGCACCGCCCTGCTCTGGCAGGAGGTGCGGTTCCGGCCCGGCGAGACGCTTGCGGCGCTGATCGAGCACGCCCTCGCCGACGTGCGGGCCATCGAGCGGGAGCTGGAGGCGGCCGCCGAGGCGCTCGGGTCCGACGATCCGGCGGCCGCCGCGCGGTACGACGACGCGTTGGCGGCGGCCGAGCGCGCCGAGCTCTGGAGCGTCGACGCGCGCCGTGACGAGCTCCTCGCCGGACTCGGTGTCGGCGACATCCCGCTGGGCCGGCGCGTGAGCGAGGTCTCGGGAGGGCAACGGTCGCGGTTCGCCCTGGCGGCGCTCCTGCTCGGACGGCCCGACGTGCTGCTGCTCGACGAGCCCACCAACCACCTGGACGACGAGGCGGCGGCGTTCCTCGAGCGGCAACTCGGCGGATGGCACGGCCCTGTCGTGTTCGCGAGCCACGATCGCGCCTTCCTGGACGCGGTGGCGACCAGTCTGCTCGACCTCGACCCGTCCCGCTCCGGCACGACGGTGTTCGGCGGCGGCTATAGCGCGTACCTGACGGAGAAGGCGGCCGAGCGTGCCCGGTGGGAGAAGCAGTTCTCCGACGAGCAGCACGAGCTGAAGGAGCTGAAGCACGCGGTCGATGTGACGGCGCGCTCCATCGCCTGGTCGGGCAAGGTCCGCGACAACGACAAGTTCGTGAAGTCGGTGAAGGGGAACGCGCTCGACCGCCAGATCAGCCGCCGTATCCGGAATGCGGAGGGGCGGCTCGAAACGCTGCAGGAGTCCCAGGTGCGCAAGCCGCCGGCCCCGCTCAGCTTCGCCGGGATCCCGACCGGGTTCCAGGCGCTGGGCGAGGACGCGGGCGTGCTCGTGCGGGTCCGCGACGTGCGGGTCGCCGGCCGGTTGCATCTCGACGAGTTCGTGGTCCCCGGGAATGCGCGCATCCTGGTGACCGGGCCGAACGGCGCGGGCAAGTCGACGCTGCTCTCCCTGTTGGCCGGGCGGCTCGAGCCGTCGGCGGGCGACGTCAGCCGGCGTCGCGGGCTCCGCGTCGGGCTCCTGGAGCAGGATGTGCGGTTCGCCGATCCGACGACCTCGCCGCGGCGGCTCTACGACGCGGTGGTGGGGGAGCGTCGGGCGGAGTCGGTGCCGCTGAGCTCGCTCGGGCTGATCGCTCCGCGCGACCTCGACCGGCCGGTCGGCGCGCTGTCCGTCGGGCAGCAGCGACGGCTCGCGCTGGCGCTGATCGTCGCGCGACCGCCTCACCTGTTCCTGCTGGACGAGCCGACGAACCACCTCTCGCTGGCGCTCGCGACCGAGCTGGAGGAGGCGCTGGGCGCCTACCCTGGAGCGGTCGTGGTGGCCAGCCACGACCGGTGGCTGCGCTCCGGCTGGACCGGGAGGACGGTGAACCTTGCTTAA
- a CDS encoding DNA polymerase III subunit gamma/tau, with protein sequence MVTALYRRYRPDTFAEMIGQSQVTDPLMTALRTNRVNHAYLFSGPRGCGKTTSARILARCLNCAEGPTDTPCGKCASCVELSRDGGGSLDVVEIDAASHNGVDDARDIRERAIFAPARDRYKIFILDEAHMVTPQGFNALLKIVEEPPEHVKFIFATTEPEKVIGTIRSRTHHYPFRLVPPAQMLEYVQSLCDSEGMTVAPGVLPLVVRAGGGSPRDTLSLLDQLMAGSEGSTIEYERAVALLGYTHAALLDDVIDAIAARDAAGAFAAVDRVVQTGQDPRRFVEDLLERLRDLIVVAATSVEGAAAVLRGVPQDELDRMGVQAMKFGAAELSRSADIVNAALTEMTGATSPRLHLELMIARVLVPSSDESERGALARVERLERRVGVSDAVSADAAGRAAEPAGAVTARGAAPASAPAAAPAAAPVSRAAAPVTEAPAAPATPAASAPAEAAAPEPAPTDVAAAPAAAEPQPATVGPVTTQQVKDSWPQILDAVQRAKRSAWMVVFTAQVRALSGDVLTLSFPSDNDVQSFRQPDAAGGTGVSEYLRQAIVEVLGIRVKFIARADSASGSGGSPRPSSGAPSAPAAETWPGSDPVDAPAAPAAGAPRAAEAAPARPASRSEAAPSSASAPGAAASGARTDVPAATSTAPAGQAQAAMVTEWATVAIPSASPAADGATATVATTAAVVTLERPAAAPAAPVARPVAEPAPDEPPYDDVPPPETEPPFEPPVPEEPTGDWSAAPSATATPGAAPAVPPTASPAAAAPEPARSARPSAAPATGARTPTFQQPQRYGEAVVREILGATFIEEQPAPPTPGMR encoded by the coding sequence GTGGTAACCGCCCTGTATCGCCGCTATCGGCCCGACACCTTCGCCGAGATGATCGGCCAGTCCCAGGTGACCGATCCGCTGATGACGGCGCTGCGCACCAACCGGGTGAACCACGCCTACCTCTTCTCCGGTCCTCGTGGCTGCGGCAAGACCACGTCGGCCCGCATCCTGGCGCGCTGCCTCAACTGCGCCGAGGGCCCCACCGACACCCCGTGCGGAAAGTGCGCGAGCTGCGTCGAGCTGAGCCGCGACGGCGGAGGCTCGCTCGACGTCGTCGAGATCGACGCGGCCAGCCACAACGGCGTCGACGACGCGCGCGACATCCGCGAGCGCGCCATCTTCGCCCCGGCCCGCGACCGCTACAAGATCTTCATCCTCGACGAGGCGCACATGGTGACGCCGCAGGGCTTCAACGCGCTGCTCAAGATCGTGGAGGAGCCGCCGGAGCACGTGAAGTTCATCTTCGCGACGACCGAGCCCGAGAAGGTCATCGGCACCATCCGGTCCCGTACCCACCATTACCCGTTCCGGCTCGTCCCGCCGGCGCAGATGCTCGAGTACGTGCAGAGCCTGTGCGACAGCGAGGGCATGACGGTCGCGCCGGGCGTGCTTCCTCTCGTCGTCCGTGCGGGCGGGGGCTCGCCGCGAGACACCCTGTCCCTGCTCGACCAGCTGATGGCCGGATCGGAGGGCAGCACGATCGAGTACGAGCGCGCAGTCGCCCTGCTCGGCTACACGCACGCGGCGCTCCTCGACGACGTCATCGACGCGATCGCTGCGCGGGACGCGGCGGGCGCCTTCGCCGCGGTCGACCGTGTCGTCCAGACGGGTCAGGATCCGCGCCGGTTCGTCGAAGACCTGCTGGAACGCCTGCGCGACCTCATCGTCGTCGCGGCGACCAGCGTCGAAGGCGCGGCCGCCGTGCTGCGCGGTGTGCCGCAGGACGAGCTCGACCGCATGGGCGTGCAGGCGATGAAGTTCGGCGCCGCGGAGCTCAGCCGCTCGGCCGACATCGTCAACGCCGCGCTCACCGAGATGACGGGTGCGACCTCGCCGCGCCTCCACCTCGAACTGATGATCGCCCGCGTGCTCGTGCCGTCGAGCGACGAGAGCGAGCGCGGGGCGCTGGCGCGCGTCGAGCGGCTGGAGCGCCGGGTCGGCGTGAGTGACGCCGTGTCGGCGGATGCGGCGGGGCGGGCTGCGGAGCCCGCCGGCGCGGTGACCGCGCGTGGTGCTGCCCCTGCGTCCGCGCCTGCTGCTGCCCCTGCCGCTGCGCCCGTTTCGCGTGCGGCTGCGCCCGTCACCGAGGCGCCCGCCGCTCCCGCGACGCCGGCCGCTTCGGCGCCTGCGGAGGCCGCAGCGCCCGAGCCCGCGCCCACCGACGTCGCCGCCGCTCCCGCCGCGGCCGAGCCGCAGCCGGCCACCGTCGGCCCGGTCACCACGCAGCAGGTCAAGGACTCCTGGCCGCAGATCCTCGACGCGGTCCAGCGCGCCAAGCGCAGCGCGTGGATGGTCGTCTTCACCGCGCAGGTCCGAGCCCTCAGCGGGGATGTCCTGACGCTGTCCTTCCCGAGCGACAACGACGTGCAGAGCTTCCGCCAGCCCGACGCCGCCGGCGGTACGGGTGTCAGCGAGTACCTGCGCCAGGCGATCGTCGAGGTGCTCGGCATCCGCGTCAAGTTCATCGCCCGCGCCGACTCGGCGTCCGGTTCGGGAGGCTCGCCGCGCCCATCATCGGGTGCGCCGTCCGCTCCTGCGGCCGAGACGTGGCCCGGATCCGATCCGGTCGACGCGCCGGCGGCTCCCGCAGCCGGCGCTCCTCGCGCGGCCGAAGCGGCTCCCGCACGCCCGGCTTCCCGGTCCGAGGCCGCCCCCTCGTCAGCGTCCGCCCCCGGCGCCGCCGCTTCCGGGGCGCGCACCGACGTGCCCGCCGCCACGTCGACCGCTCCGGCCGGGCAGGCGCAGGCCGCCATGGTCACCGAGTGGGCGACGGTCGCGATCCCGTCCGCCTCCCCGGCCGCCGACGGCGCAACGGCGACCGTCGCGACGACCGCCGCCGTGGTGACCCTCGAGCGCCCCGCCGCCGCGCCGGCCGCTCCCGTCGCGCGCCCGGTGGCCGAGCCCGCGCCGGACGAACCGCCGTACGACGACGTGCCCCCGCCCGAGACCGAGCCTCCGTTCGAGCCCCCGGTCCCCGAGGAGCCCACCGGCGACTGGTCGGCCGCACCCTCCGCCACCGCGACGCCGGGCGCCGCGCCCGCCGTCCCGCCCACCGCTTCTCCGGCGGCCGCGGCTCCCGAGCCCGCCCGCAGCGCCCGGCCGTCCGCCGCCCCCGCGACCGGAGCCCGCACGCCGACCTTCCAGCAGCCGCAGCGCTACGGGGAGGCCGTGGTCCGCGAGATCCTCGGCGCCACGTTCATCGAGGAGCAGCCCGCGCCTCCGACCCCGGGGATGAGGTAA